One stretch of Chthoniobacterales bacterium DNA includes these proteins:
- a CDS encoding tetratricopeptide repeat protein has product MASHALTLEKMPRSEGSEAKHAPSAAAPKSSPWILDRWRDLLLFVGTPALLIPIFTAAQARWSAQDIFLFVGAFGAMGHHLPGMIRAYGDRSLFDRFKVRFIVAPLAILAVCVWSSLYNIQAVQLVAMAWGIWHGMMQTYGFCRIYDAKASAKAAARARVDLALCFAWFSAAVVLSPVRFRSLLELYYESGGPALASAAISAVRLGIVVALGLVTAVFLWRQWSDWRAARGASPVKITLLVSSIAFWWYCNNGVQNILVGIALFEVFHDVQYLAIVWIYNRTRVERDKTIGGFMRFVFRRSGSLIGVYVGLVLAYGAIALTQSAITIEWIRQGLIGIVTASALLHFYYDGFIWKVREPQTRTALGIEGAGAAALASPRLWPAWARHTLRWAALVLPFGALCAAQLVGRVVPPVERSAKVAEVLPQDPEAQLNYGKALFRTGRVREAIAKYEFAIATKPGFSEAEYYLGGAWYSLGDFDRALEHFERSFRLDPKNGKCEVFLAQTLVLLGRNEEARSHFEHSLSLNSDLHIAHKELADLLRDRGEYDAAISHYEAALRIQPDFPEAKKNLSFARSLAGH; this is encoded by the coding sequence ATGGCATCGCACGCATTGACGCTGGAGAAGATGCCGCGATCGGAAGGTAGCGAAGCAAAGCACGCTCCGTCGGCGGCGGCGCCGAAGTCGTCACCCTGGATTCTGGACCGGTGGCGGGATTTACTTTTGTTCGTCGGGACGCCGGCCCTTCTGATCCCGATTTTCACTGCGGCTCAGGCGCGTTGGAGCGCTCAGGATATTTTCCTTTTTGTCGGCGCCTTTGGCGCGATGGGGCACCATTTGCCGGGTATGATTCGGGCCTACGGAGACCGTTCCCTTTTTGATCGCTTCAAGGTTCGGTTCATCGTTGCTCCTCTGGCCATTCTCGCCGTATGCGTTTGGTCATCGCTTTACAACATTCAGGCCGTTCAACTCGTGGCGATGGCGTGGGGAATCTGGCACGGAATGATGCAGACCTACGGTTTTTGCCGGATCTACGATGCCAAGGCGTCCGCCAAGGCTGCGGCTCGGGCGCGTGTAGATCTCGCGCTATGTTTCGCTTGGTTTTCCGCGGCCGTTGTGTTGTCCCCGGTCCGCTTTCGATCGCTGCTCGAATTGTATTACGAAAGCGGTGGACCAGCATTGGCTTCGGCTGCGATTTCCGCAGTGCGGTTGGGGATTGTGGTTGCGCTCGGACTCGTCACGGCTGTCTTCTTGTGGCGACAATGGAGTGACTGGCGCGCCGCTCGAGGCGCCAGCCCGGTGAAAATCACCCTCCTCGTGAGCAGCATCGCCTTCTGGTGGTACTGCAACAATGGCGTTCAGAATATCCTGGTGGGCATCGCACTCTTCGAGGTTTTTCATGATGTGCAATACCTGGCCATCGTCTGGATTTATAACCGGACCCGGGTCGAGCGGGACAAGACTATTGGTGGGTTCATGCGCTTCGTCTTCCGGCGAAGCGGGTCGCTCATCGGTGTGTATGTCGGGTTGGTTCTGGCTTACGGGGCGATCGCGTTGACTCAATCCGCCATTACCATCGAGTGGATCCGACAGGGCCTCATCGGCATCGTGACGGCTTCCGCGTTGCTTCACTTTTATTACGACGGATTTATCTGGAAGGTCCGCGAGCCGCAAACGCGGACCGCGCTGGGAATCGAAGGGGCTGGAGCAGCGGCTCTGGCATCGCCACGGCTCTGGCCGGCGTGGGCCCGCCACACCCTGCGTTGGGCGGCGCTGGTGCTCCCTTTTGGAGCTCTGTGCGCTGCGCAACTGGTTGGTCGGGTCGTTCCGCCTGTTGAGCGGAGCGCGAAGGTGGCGGAGGTCCTGCCGCAAGATCCCGAAGCGCAATTGAATTATGGGAAGGCGCTGTTCCGGACGGGTCGGGTCCGGGAGGCGATTGCAAAGTACGAGTTTGCAATTGCGACGAAACCCGGGTTCTCCGAGGCCGAGTACTATCTGGGAGGTGCCTGGTATTCTCTCGGAGATTTTGACCGGGCACTCGAGCACTTTGAGCGTTCGTTTCGACTCGATCCGAAGAACGGCAAGTGCGAAGTATTCCTCGCCCAAACACTTGTCCTGTTGGGACGAAACGAAGAAGCGCGTTCGCACTTCGAACACAGCCTGTCACTGAATTCCGATCTTCACATCGCGCATAAAGAGTTGGCGGATTTGCTGCGTGACAGGGGCGAATACGATGCGGCCATCTCGCATTACGAAGCCGCCCTGCGAATCCAGCCAGATTTCCCAGAGGCAAAGAAAAACCTGAGTTTTGCCCGGTCCCTCGCGGGCCATTGA